From a region of the Zonotrichia albicollis isolate bZonAlb1 chromosome 5, bZonAlb1.hap1, whole genome shotgun sequence genome:
- the PURG gene encoding purine-rich element-binding protein gamma, with protein MERGRGGGGGGRNLGGSGLHRNIYSQSQQQYHYPASSQGSCMEIQELASKRVDIQKKRFYLDVKQSSRGRFLKIAEVWIGRGRQDNIRKSKLTLSLSVAAELKDCLGDFIEHYAHLGLKGGHGHRHEHSNDKEQHPRRRPQHPPPSPPASVGSEEPPHSVLKTEYIERDNRKYYLDLKENQRGRFLRIRQTMSRGPGMMGYFGHSLGQEQTIVLPAQGMIEFRDALVQLIEEYGEGDIEDRRGGGEEPPELPEGTSFRVDNKRFYFDVGSNRYGIFLKVSEVRPPYRNTITVPYKAWTRFGENFIKYEEEMRRIYNSHKEKRMDARGDSGEEQEGLE; from the coding sequence ATggaaagagggagaggaggaggaggaggaggaaggaaccTGGGAGGCTCTGGCCTGCACAGGAACATTTATTCCCAGTCCCAGCAGCAGTACCACTACCCGGCCTCCTCCCAGGGGAGCTGCATGGAGATCCAGGAGCTGGCCTCCAAGAGGGTGGACATCCAGAAGAAGCGGTTTTATCTGGATGTGAAGCAGAGCTCCCGTGGCCGCTTCCTGAAGATCGCCGAGGTCTGGATAGGAAGGGGCAGGCAGGACAACATCAGGAAGAGCAAGCTGACCCTCTCCCTGTCAGTGGCCGCCGAGCTGAAGGACTGCCTGGGGGACTTCATCGAGCACTACGCCCACCTGGGCCTGAAGGGCGGCCATGGGCACCGGCACGAGCACAGCAATGACAAGGAGCAGCATCCCCGGAGGCGGCCGCAGCACCCGCCGCCCTCGCCCCCGGCCTCCGTGGGCTCCGAAGAGCCCCCTCACAGCGTCCTCAAAACGGAGTACATCGAGAGGGACAACAGGAAGTACTATCTGGACCTGAAGGAGAACCAGCGTGGGCGCTTCCTGCGGATTAGGCAGACCATGAGCAGGGGACCTGGCATGATGGGCTACTTCGGCCACAGCTTGGGACAGGAGCAGACGATCGTCCTGCCGGCGCAGGGCATGATCGAGTTCAGGGATGCTTTGGTACAGCTGATTGAAGAGTATGGCGAGGGGGACATAGAGGATCGCCGGGGGGGAGGTGAGGAGCCCCCGGAGCTGCCCGAGGGCACCTCCTTCCGAGTGGACAACAAGCGCTTCTACTTCGACGTGGGATCCAACAGGTACGGCATCTTCCTGAAGGTAAGTGAGGTGAGGCCGCCCTACCGTAACACCATCACAGTTCCCTACAAAGCGTGGACACGGTTCGGGGAAAATTTTATCAAGTACGAAGAAGAGATGAGGAGAATTTACAACAGCCATAAAGAGAAAAGAATGGATGCCAGAGGGGACAGTGGTGAAGAGCAAGAGGGTCTGGAATAG